Sequence from the Torulaspora globosa chromosome 4, complete sequence genome:
GCAGAACTTACCGAAACCGTTCCAACGTTCGAAACCAGCGTGTAATAGGCCTCCCATACCATACTCATTGTAAGCCTCAGCCCAGGGTTCGTACACTGCCGCAACAGAAGCCAACAGAAGGCCTAGAATGCCGACGAAAAGTGTCGGTAAAAACGTACCAAAAAATGTTAGCAGAAACACTTGAGTCTTGGCTGTATCCTCTGGGAATAAAATGTAATAATCGGCAGTGATGGAACCCCAAGTCGAAGTAATACTGTAACATagcgagaagaagctgagcCAGTTTCCTTTGATGGTCGACGGATCAACATCGCTGTTGTTAAAattcttgatcaaatgATACTTATCGCTTGAAGAGATGTAAAGCAGCAGAAAACAGGTCAGGACAGGGATCGAGAAGTATGTTTCCACCCTTAGAACCTGTCTGATACCAAAAGTTGCCACTAGAAACGAGCAAGCAGTAACGATAATAATCCCAACCCAAAGGGGAACCTTGTTGTTAGAAATTGATGCCAACATCTCGCCGCCCACCACACAGTTGACCACAGACCAGCCCATGACTCCGACGATCGATGCCAGCGCAACCAGTTTCACAAACCACCATCCGAAAAGGAACCTGGCTGTTACCATCTGTCTGCAACCGGACTGAGGACCCATTGTCGAACAGTAAGCAGCGACAAGACAACCGATCATCATCGAGACCAACCCGGAAACCAATGATTGTTTAAAGCTCAGCTCGAAAAGCAAGGGTCCTAAAAAATACGAAGACATCGACGACAGTCCACCGGCAGCGCTAAGCCATAATCCGGCCACATGTAGAAACTGTCTTTTGGAAGTACCACGCTCATACGGTGAAATACGTTCGATACCATTTGCCTCGACACCAAGCGAATCCAATTTATCGGAAGCAGCAACAACCCACTTCCAGAACCGATGCTTATTAACCGATTGCTTCTCCACATCTTGTGATTGGTTTGATACTTGATCACTACTTAGTGTTATAGTTAACCTAGTGTTGGTGGGTTCCTTTTTGCTCGGCACATCTTCTCTAGGCATAACGAGAATAGCGACTATTGCTTGAACTAAGTCTCCTTACGGTGAGTCTAAAAACATCGCTGGCTGGTGAATGAAACTACTTAGTAGCTTATCATCGTATTCAATCGAGGCGAATAGTTCTTCGGAAAGTTCAGATGGATAACAAAAAAAAAGTAGGAATGAGAGAAACTTTCGCTgcaaatcttgaaaattAAATAGTATAGGGAAGTCCGTTGGAACAGTCCATATCGGCATGAGCTATGTGTCTAAGCAGGTCTACGACACGGGAGGAGTAGCCAAACTCGTTGTCATACCAACtgcagatcttgaagaagttcttgtTGAGCTCGATGCCAGCGGTGGCATCGACGATCGAGGACCTTGGATCGGATATGAAGTCTGAGGAGACCACAGACTCATGGGTTACCCCGAGGATTCCCTTCAGGTCGCCCTTGGAGTGTTTCTCCAACGTGGCGATTATCTCAGCGTAAGAAGTGTCCTTCCGGGTGCGGAAGGTGAGGTCCACGAGCGAGATGTTGATGGTGGGCACTCGGATGGACATACCAGTGATCTTGCCCTCGAGATCAGGAAGCACCTTAGTCACAGCCTTGGCTGCCCCGGTTGACGAGGGTATTATGTTCCCCTGGCAGGATCTGCCGCCTCTCCAGTCTTTCCCGCCGCTCGAGGTCCCATCGACGGTCTTTTGCGACGCCGTGGTGGCATGTACCGTGGTCATGAGCGCGTCCTCAATCGTAAAATTCTCATGGAGACATTTCACAAGAGGACCAAGACAATTGGTGGTGCATGACGCGTTCGATACAATAAAGTCTTTCTTCGGATCGTACTCCTCATGGTTCACCCCGTATACGTACATAGGAACCGTCTTGGACGGCGCCGTGACGATCACTCTCCTCACCTTCTGATGTCTGCTAGCCGAGTCCGCCTCCTTGAAAATGCCGGTCGCGTCAATCACATATTGGACGCCCTTCTCCGACCAAGGAATGTTCTCCGGCTCTCTCTGGTGAGAGAAAAGGATCCTTTGCGGCTTCCTGCCGCCCAAAACATTCGGTGGAGGCGTTATTGTGACCGACTGATCGTCGTGTTCCACCTCCCCAGGATACCTTCCGTGAGTAGAATCGTACTTGAACAGATAAGCGGCGTATTCGGGCGTAGTCGATGGGttgttgatcaatttaACTTCTATCTCCGGATGCGCCAGCGCGGCACGCAACACAAGCCTTCCTATACGGCCAAAGCCATTAATACCGACAAAGATACGCCGATCCTCCATACTACCACTCAGCCTGATCTATTCAATGCATCTTAAAGACAATTCTCTAGCTTAGACTATGTAAAAATGCCCTTCTTATAAGTTTATTCTAACCGCCGAAACTCCGATTCTTGACAATCCCGGACTTTAAAATTGGCGTGGGGGCAACAAAGCGAGATACCGCCAAGACGCGGacagaccaagaagaagccgCCTTCCTCGATCGCTTACAAGCGGGAAGAAACGAAGAAACAATCGATTTTCAATTGCGAGTGTGGCTTCAAAAAGCTCCGGGGCTCTTGCGATCTTTTCTAAActattcttgaagcctgGCTGACACGCGATAGCGAACCGTCTAGGCACTCGATAATGTTGCGCAAGGCGAGTTCACAGCTCTGGTAGAAAACCTCTTCCGTGCTGCTACCCAAATGAGGCGTGATGCTGACCATTTTGTGCTCTTGTAGCAGCAGTTGATCCACTTTGGGCTCTCTGTAGAAGACATCGGCGCCGAAGTGTCTCAATTGACGCCGCTGCAGCGCTGACTCTATGTCGTCTGAGTTGACAATAGAACCTCTACCCACGTTGATTAGAGTCAGGTTGGGCCCGTCGCAATGGGAAAGGAATTCCTTGTCTATGAGGTGATAGGTGTCTGAGTTTCCCGGCAGTGCTACGACGATCACGCTGAACTGCCGGAGTTGCGCCTTGAGTTCGTCATCGAAACTATGATAAATCCAGCCGTTGGCATCCGGGATCTGTGGTTCCGTTCTTCTGCAGTAGTGAATTTGCATCCCGAGCCCGTGATGCAGCTTGTAGGCGATCTGTTGGCCCACACTACCAAATCCCAGTATCAGGCATTTTTTTCCGCGCGGAGATCGGACAAGCAGCGAGCCGTCGCTACTCAATCGATGGCCGAACTCCCAGGAATTGTCGTTTTTCATGGCGCCGTGGTTCCTGGCCACATAAGTGTCGCCATCGGCGCgcaagatctcttgctgGAACGAGAATTTCCGAAATCCTTCCAGGACGTGCCACAGCACGCAGTCGGCAACGTCGTTGCCGCCTTGGTCTCTCTCGGAGTCCGTGTCACATATCTGGTCCTGGAAATTGAACAACATGATGCCATTCTCGCGTAGCGCCTCTAGATCGAACCCGTTGTAACCTCTCGAACACAACGCCAAACATTGCAATGTCTCGCGCGGAAACCACTCATTGTAGATAATTTCACGGGTAAGACCTCCCAAGGGGTGAAACGCTGGGTATCCACCGTAGATTGCCACTATCCTGTGGCTTTTTGAGTGCTCCTTGAGAAAGCTATACAAGGATTCCTTGGTGGTCACTTCGTGGTGAAGGCATTCAAAGCGATCTTGAAACGGCTTGGAGTGTAAGATTTGCGATCTGTCGTCTGGATGTGCCACAAACAATATAGTTGGCTTCATTCCGTCTACTATCAAATCCCCTAACAGTCCCCTAACGTCAAGATCTTATCTGCTCGAGGTTTCTTTTATCTGCGAACCTTCCAAGAGATAAACTGCGCTGTTAGCTGATAATACACGTGACGCATAACATTGGACATTGATGATTATTAAATTATACTATAGCTTAAGTGCTCTGTGATTCATTCTGTTGTCTTGTTCGATCAGGTCATTGCCGTAAAACTGCTCATAGATGTTTCCAGCCTTGGGTCCATTTTCAGCTATGGTGTTCAGCCCCAAGTGATCGTTCAGCCTGTTGTAGAGATATTTGCCGTTCTCCCGCAGTTCTATCACGTCTGCGTCGATCATTGCGTTGAGAAGGTCTTTTTGTAGGTCAGAAACGTCCTCGATACCGACGCAGAG
This genomic interval carries:
- a CDS encoding putative hydroxyacid dehydrogenase (ancestral locus Anc_8.146); the encoded protein is MKPTILFVAHPDDRSQILHSKPFQDRFECLHHEVTTKESLYSFLKEHSKSHRIVAIYGGYPAFHPLGGLTREIIYNEWFPRETLQCLALCSRGYNGFDLEALRENGIMLFNFQDQICDTDSERDQGGNDVADCVLWHVLEGFRKFSFQQEILRADGDTYVARNHGAMKNDNSWEFGHRLSSDGSLLVRSPRGKKCLILGFGSVGQQIAYKLHHGLGMQIHYCRRTEPQIPDANGWIYHSFDDELKAQLRQFSVIVVALPGNSDTYHLIDKEFLSHCDGPNLTLINVGRGSIVNSDDIESALQRRQLRHFGADVFYREPKVDQLLLQEHKMVSITPHLGSSTEEVFYQSCELALRNIIECLDGSLSRVSQASRIV
- a CDS encoding type I glyceraldehyde-3-phosphate dehydrogenase; the protein is MEDRRIFVGINGFGRIGRLVLRAALAHPEIEVKLINNPSTTPEYAAYLFKYDSTHGRYPGEVEHDDQSVTITPPPNVLGGRKPQRILFSHQREPENIPWSEKGVQYVIDATGIFKEADSASRHQKVRRVIVTAPSKTVPMYVYGVNHEEYDPKKDFIVSNASCTTNCLGPLVKCLHENFTIEDALMTTVHATTASQKTVDGTSSGGKDWRGGRSCQGNIIPSSTGAAKAVTKVLPDLEGKITGMSIRVPTINISLVDLTFRTRKDTSYAEIIATLEKHSKGDLKGILGVTHESVVSSDFISDPRSSIVDATAGIELNKNFFKICSWYDNEFGYSSRVVDLLRHIAHADMDCSNGLPYTI
- the TPN1 gene encoding Tpn1p (ancestral locus Anc_8.147), translated to MPREDVPSKKEPTNTRLTITLSSDQVSNQSQDVEKQSVNKHRFWKWVVAASDKLDSLGVEANGIERISPYERGTSKRQFLHVAGLWLSAAGGLSSMSSYFLGPLLFELSFKQSLVSGLVSMMIGCLVAAYCSTMGPQSGCRQMVTARFLFGWWFVKLVALASIVGVMGWSVVNCVVGGEMLASISNNKVPLWVGIIIVTACSFLVATFGIRQVLRVETYFSIPVLTCFLLLYISSSDKYHLIKNFNNSDVDPSTIKGNWLSFFSLCYSITSTWGSITADYYILFPEDTAKTQVFLLTFFGTFLPTLFVGILGLLLASVAAVYEPWAEAYNEYGMGGLLHAGFERWNGFGKFCVVVLILSLISNNIINTYSAAFSIQLSSVFAARVPRWFWSLFCTGVYLVCALVGRNHFSTILGNFLPMIGYWISMYFILLLEENLIFRRYFLHLYTKEFPPEKTEDEQPEVGTSSRMNLHKIKRRLLASKNRYNWDMWNNYDVLTHGYAATFAFLCGVAGVVVGMAQAYWIGPIAAKFGKSGGDIAMWLSMAFSGIVYPWCRLLELKKYGR